One window of the Runella slithyformis DSM 19594 genome contains the following:
- a CDS encoding GNAT family N-acetyltransferase: MSQYEVEVVLLESIAEINHLGCETYRPHYPHLWYSPEGIEWYLDKCFSEAQLALDLSNPSIHYYVIRVNNKAAGILKLVKNKAPLDWDAQECLYLEKIYFLKPYTGKGLGQKTMDWVFDQARQWQLNKVWLMAMDSSQKAIAGYQKAGFSFLANTRLDDEEFCRLKSELRGMIILGKHL; the protein is encoded by the coding sequence ATGAGTCAGTACGAAGTCGAAGTAGTTTTGCTTGAAAGTATCGCTGAAATTAACCATTTAGGGTGTGAAACCTATCGGCCCCACTATCCCCACCTGTGGTACAGCCCCGAAGGTATCGAATGGTATTTGGATAAATGCTTCAGTGAAGCACAATTGGCGCTTGATTTATCCAATCCCTCGATCCATTATTACGTGATTCGGGTCAATAATAAAGCGGCCGGAATCCTGAAATTGGTCAAAAATAAAGCGCCCCTTGATTGGGACGCCCAAGAATGTCTGTATTTGGAAAAAATTTATTTTTTGAAACCCTATACCGGAAAAGGCCTTGGACAAAAGACCATGGATTGGGTATTTGACCAAGCCCGACAATGGCAATTGAATAAAGTGTGGCTCATGGCCATGGATTCTTCTCAGAAAGCCATTGCCGGGTACCAAAAAGCCGGTTTTTCCTTTTTGGCAAATACTCGACTTGACGACGAGGAGTTCTGCCGTTTGAAATCCGAACTTCGGGGAATGATCATTTTGGGTAAGCATCTGTAA
- the arfB gene encoding alternative ribosome rescue aminoacyl-tRNA hydrolase ArfB encodes MIDPEILHPELQFQTARSGGKGGQNVNKVETKVELRFDVAHSALLSEEEKTILLEKLANKLTNEGVLVLYHQTERSQLGNKDKVILKFNALIRKSFEKPKPRKASKPTAASKEKRLQTKQRDAEVKALRRKITE; translated from the coding sequence ATGATTGATCCTGAAATTCTCCACCCCGAACTTCAATTTCAGACCGCACGCAGCGGTGGAAAAGGCGGGCAGAACGTGAATAAAGTGGAGACAAAAGTGGAGTTACGCTTTGATGTGGCCCACTCGGCACTTTTGTCGGAAGAAGAAAAAACGATCTTACTGGAAAAATTGGCCAATAAATTGACCAATGAAGGCGTATTGGTGCTGTATCATCAAACCGAACGCTCACAGTTGGGCAACAAAGACAAAGTGATCCTGAAGTTTAATGCCCTGATTCGTAAAAGCTTTGAAAAGCCAAAGCCCCGTAAGGCGTCCAAGCCCACGGCGGCTTCCAAAGAAAAGCGTTTACAAACCAAACAGCGCGACGCGGAAGTAAAAGCCTTGCGCCGTAAAATAACGGAATAA
- a CDS encoding type II toxin-antitoxin system RelE family toxin — translation MPKYEVEIMQYAERQFKKIDRKHWNKLRDAIVALGEEPRPFGYKKLKGREAFRIRVGDYRVIDEIFDKKLVVQVIEIGHRREIYD, via the coding sequence ATGCCGAAATATGAAGTGGAAATTATGCAATATGCAGAAAGACAGTTTAAGAAAATAGATCGAAAACATTGGAATAAACTGCGTGACGCGATTGTAGCATTGGGGGAAGAACCCCGGCCTTTTGGATATAAAAAATTGAAAGGTAGAGAAGCGTTTCGAATTCGAGTGGGTGATTACCGTGTGATTGATGAGATTTTTGACAAAAAACTTGTTGTACAGGTAATTGAGATTGGGCACCGCCGGGAAATCTACGATTGA
- a CDS encoding acyl-CoA thioesterase — MSSNAPYCHTIVVSENDIDELNHLNNAVYLHYVQEAATAHWQYAASDALLEAVVWMVRRHEIDYLRQAVAGDTLLVKTWVGKYTAATWDRHYEIYREKDNVLLVKAMSVWVPLDRQTHRIKRIEGELLACFLGGER; from the coding sequence ATGTCTTCCAACGCCCCTTATTGCCACACCATAGTTGTTTCCGAAAACGATATTGACGAACTCAATCACCTCAATAATGCAGTATATCTGCACTACGTGCAGGAAGCGGCTACGGCGCATTGGCAATATGCGGCTTCCGATGCATTGCTGGAGGCAGTCGTTTGGATGGTGCGGCGGCACGAAATAGATTATTTACGGCAGGCCGTTGCCGGAGACACCCTTTTGGTCAAAACCTGGGTAGGAAAGTACACCGCCGCGACCTGGGATCGGCACTACGAGATTTATCGCGAAAAAGACAATGTGCTTTTGGTCAAAGCCATGAGTGTTTGGGTACCGCTCGACCGTCAGACTCACCGCATCAAACGCATCGAAGGGGAGCTGTTGGCGTGTTTTTTGGGGGGTGAGCGATGA